The window aattaacGACAGTGTACAGTCCATGGTACCTTCacaaatttttttgtgtggaatttATTGGTATATCAAATCAGTTTTCCCTAcggaaattaattgaaatggcATTAATACGTTCCAGCTTCCCAtaaaacaccaccatttttaaaaaaaaataaagaacatagcaatgtattgtacaaaaaacataaacaataaaagataatgtaaaaaaaaataactgctcGGCTCTTATAAGGTGTAATTATTTGATGTAATATTtggtgttggatgtgtgcctttaaggggcgtggacTAGTGAGTGATGTCAAGAGCTGGCGTTATGTTGACTGGTGTTGGCAAATGTTCTccttttgtatttgtgtatttgactttgtcccgttcaatgaatggctgaaagtgcatcagcgattgtggctctccttgcccgcaTGCGAGGACATTACCTTAAtttctccattttctttccttttttctttttttttttttcttaatcggCAGCCTACCTCAAATTTCTGCTCTCAACACTAGGCAAAACAAATCTAACAAACGATGGCTCGTAATGCAAAAAACTCGAACGTTGGGGTACTCATTAGGCAAGATAGTTCTATTAACCAACATTCAATGCACAGCATACCTTATCGCAGAAAATCTTGACTTGGCAGGCGGCTCTGTGTATGAGCTGATTGTTCCCAGAGCTGAAGTCATACGTGTCGATCTGCAGGTTGAGAGGCAGGCCCTTCACGCCTTTTTGCGACGAGAAATCGGTGCTCAGCGAGTTGATGCCGACAAACACCTGCaggaagacaaaaagacaatgttggtgggtttttttttgtctcatcgCGTCTTGCTCTCATCGGAGCGCGGAAGGACGTGATGACGGTTCGAGGCCTCGGGGCCAATGATAACAATGCAAGAGGCCAGAGTGTTGCAGATTCTTTTGGTTTTTCAGTTGATCTAATTGTTTGTTCATTCTATTTTATCGTTTTTCCACACGCAACCCCACCCCATGAACCTTTGGGCCATAGAGAAATGAGAATTAGCCTTTTGCGGCGATGACGGAGCCTCAGGgccaaaacacatttcttgGATTCTCACCCTCCCTCCTCAGCCACTCCTACTCTCTTTATTTCCCCCCGCTAAAGCTTCCACTTGTCGCCACTGTCTTCAATACGTGTGTCGgcattatttctttctttttttttttttttttttaccttggctTCTTCGTTGGGGTTCCAAATGAAGGAGAGAGCGTTGAAGGCGACCTCTTCAATGTTGCTAATGCCGGTAAACACTTCTTTGTAGTCCGCTAAGAAATGGCATAAAATAAGTGAGGTGAGGCTTCAGTGCTGCTGTACTTTGCATGATGGTACGCGGAGTCAACCTACCGATGTCGATGACCCTCTGCTTGACAGTGGGCTGGCGCCCATGCCAGTGGTTCCAAAAGCGGAGCTGCATTTCAGGCGTCTTGTCATTCTCGAACACGGCCATCACGACGGTCTGGTTTGGAGCAAAGGGTAAAAAGAAAGACACGTGAGAGGAGAATTTAGTGTCTGGTGAATGGGAAATCATTCATCACTCCAAATCCTATTGTCATCGCTTATTTACTATAAACCGTCGCAAGATTGTGTATATTATTATCCTTGTACAGGCTTGACAAAGAAAAGGTTGGCAacttatgtttaaaaaaaaacaccacacctTCCCTCGCTCCTCAGCTTTTTGTTGGTGTTGCTTTTGCACACACGTCATCTCAGATTTATGGAGTGGCATTAACTATAAATGTCACAGGATGTCCTGGCCGAGTGTGAGCAGAGAATTAGTCACCCAGGAGCCGGTTCCTAAGGAGTGACACTAATTTGGGAAGGGTTTCCACTTAGGAAGATTCGTCCATTTATGCGAACCGAAAAGACTCTCAACTCCATGCTGAATGAAACCAGGCCTTTGTCTTCTTACCTTAACTTTGGTAGCAGTCATGCAGGCACTGCTGTCCACTCCCTGCAAAGTGATGGGGTAGAACTGCCCCTTGTTCAGGTAGACCATGGGTAACTCGCTGGATTTATAAGGGGAAGCTGAGGGAGCGCCCAGGGAAAATTGGAACTCGTTCCTATAAGTCTCAGGTGGGGAGCCAGTGTAGGAGTCTGAGTAGACGGGACTGGAGTGGTCTCCGGGGAAGGGATTGTTGTAGGTAAGAGTCTAAGaaccacacaaaacaaattaaatattttagagACTAAAAATTCCAAGTAGAAAACTCTTTGGGAGGTCACGAGGTGTACCTCTGCGCTGGGGTCGGGGAAGGCGCTGCTCTCAGGCCACTTTTGGAGCAGAGAGTCGAAGATGATGTTGAGCTCCTGCTTGTCACTGTCCGCTGCCACGCTGGTCAGGGTGGCGTAGGTGTCAGCGTTGGGGGGCAGGGAGACGGGCAGCGAGGGGTTCTGCTTGGATCCTAATACCTCCAGGGAGTAGCTGGTGGGAACGCTTTCAGAGAGAATCTTAATGACGTTTGCGGATGTCTCCAATGAGATGAGGTCATTGCTTGGAGTCCTGCGGGGGAAGAGAAAGCGCAGTTAGGTTGGATCAGGACTATAGCAAGTAGCATGCAATCTAGTACTTCATCTTTCTAGTGTCTCTGAGCGCACACAGCTACTGCAAAGAGGTGTGGGTCACTATTTGTACTATTTGTATCTTAATCCAGCTCTTGTTTGAGTTTCTCCGTGGGGTGTTTGACATGTTGCAGGGGAAGACTGGAGGCACTAGGGTAAGGGGCTCAGTAGGTTAGCAGCTATTGTCTGCCCAAGTGTTGTGCAACTCCTTAAGCGAGGCAGAAGTTGATGATAGATTTGATTCGGGACCATGTTTGACTTGAGGATGACCTCTTTCCCCACTTCATCccattttcctcttttcttttaatGAGCTTTTTACCTCTCTGTTGGTTTGCAGAAGCTACTGTTTCGGCCGCAGGTGGCAACCTTTTGCTCCTTCTGGCTCTGGAGgaaagaaatgacaaaatgttgaatattaaGCTCATGTTTAAAGCTTGAATTAAAAATAGTTGACTTGAGTTGCAACAATTTTTACCTTGCACTGTTCATAAAGCATGGTTATGGCTGCCAGGTCGTCCCCCGGGTGGAGTCTGGGTTTGGCCAGGTTCTCCTCGGGCATGGGGCTATCCAGGTACGACCAGGGGTCCATGGTGTAGTTTGTGTTGTAACGGTTATAGTTGAAGTTCTCGCTCTGAAAGACCACTCCCAGAGTCCTGAGAACAAGAATTCATAAGTTTAAGGACACAGAGTTTGACAGAGTGGGAATAACAGCGGTACCTGAGACTCAGCGCAACGCACGTTCTCGCCCCTGAGCTATGAAAGGTTTCGATTGCAAAACCACGGAGCTGAGCAACATCCTCCAACACAAGTATCTCAAAAGCCACAGGACCACCCACTGACAgctcccccccacccacctcatTGACAAAATATCCACACATCTTGTACTTTGTGGTTTCCagtgaaagcaaaacaaagtgcATTCTTCAATCCTGTGCAAACATTCTTTATTTGTAGAGCTCTTAAAAGAGATGCTTGTGGTTCACCTGCGACCAAACAGAATCCCAGGATTTAGAGGATTGGATTTGTTTGAAGAGGCAGAGTGCGACGTCAGATAAATATCCCGGCGGCCACCGACTTAATGAAGCCCCCCTTGAAGGTTTACCCTGGATAAACCGCTCATCAAGTGTGTTGACAGCAGGAAAAGAACACAAGCATTTACCGCCTTGAAGAACTCGGACTCGCATGGATTCCTGCATGGTTTTGGAGCTTAGTGTCTTTGTCAATTGCGCTTCCAGTAGGTGCACCTGTTCTTAACCAACATTAACCCGCTGCAAACACCTCCACAAACACAGTTAAGGGTGGGAGGCTGCGGTAGAGAGTGGGCTTCTAGGGTTTCCCCATTATGTAATTCAATGCATTACATGCAGTCGTTGCCCAGTATCCCCATCCAACACCTCGAGAGGAGATTCCTATTTCCCGCTCTTCTTTTGTGCTTCGTGGCCTCTAGGTTAGTGAGACAAGCACAGACCCAACCATCCCACACTATCCATATCAGGTTTTCTCGGCAAAAACACCGCTCTTTTAAATCAAGCATCTTTCACATGGGGGTCTCGTTGCAGGTACAggaaggggtgggggtggacATGGAATCCAAAACATACTATCTAATATCCTTTGAACCATCGTGGATAAAAACTACGTAAAATATGGAGGCAGAACTTACTCAGTCTCTTTGGTCATGTCTCCAGTCCAATTGAGCTGGAATAGGTTCCTTTAAATTCTCTGTGATTTACTTTGTGGATGACAGGAGCCCTGAGTGACACGTCGAAGACTTCAGTGTTATGATTGCCTCCTAACGCGGCccacattttatttatgcaAGTGGCAGACTTCCCCTACTCTCCTCGCATTGGCTGACACACCTGAAACAGGTGTCTGATAGGACAGGTGTAGGATCCTTAacaccccccgcccctccccaccccagagagagagagagagaaaccgCCTTTGCATGCGCATATGAGCACGCAGCACTTTGCAAGACAATCTGAGGCAAGGAGTGCTCAGAAGTCTGAATGTCATTAACAGTGCCACATAAAAGAGCGAGATTGTGGCTCTTAGAGGTGTGAGCGCTGTCGTGAAGCGCCTGCAACTCttgctttaaaatgttaatcCATTTCCAGTTTCATTCACCGGTTTTGGTGCATTTATTTGCTGGCTATCATACCATTTTTTTGGGCAGTGTTGCATTTAAAGACAATTCTACACAATACAAAAAAGGTTTTATCAATCCTCTTTTTTGATCAACATTTCTCTTCATACATGTGCCGTACAGCCATGCAGCCAATGTTATTTCATTGAGAAAATGCacaattttatacattttataccGTTGAAGCAAAACCAAATGAGAggggataaaaacaaaaacaatagcaTGTACTGTTTTATTTAATGCTTTTTAGTGTCTTTAAACATGTTTAGTATTGTTGTATAAATTTTGCTCTATTGGAGCATAAcatttccgagtaaattctaaCTCGTATGTGAATAAACATTTTCCTGCATATTAATGTTGTAGCAAAAAATTTCTAAATACaaaaattctatatttttttcatagtttataAAGTGTGTTTAAACATGTTTATGTATTGCTTTATACATTTTGCTATGTTGCAGCAAAACTTACAAGTCTCTTATgtacttgtgtgttttgaagtattttcaagtattgttttattctttactATGTTGCAGCTTACCATTTATGAATAAATAACACATATACAAATAGCTTTCAAGTGATTGAAATatgattttatatttgtatttttgttatggCGTCGCATAACATTTTCGATGACATAACATTTAATGCTTTTTCATGTTCATGCACCGGCCGTCAcgtttgaattgttttatacattttaaaacactgcaaaaataatatttctaaAGAAATACACGGATAAATAAATAGTGATACATAATGAGCCCTCAAATGCACAGTGATGCAGTCATTATCAGTACTTTTAATAATGTAGAAAAACTATTGGTTTATACATTTTACTAGGCTGCAGAATTGCATCTCCAAATGTACTACTAACATGTAAGAATTTCTCATATGTAcataaaaaaggaattgttttatacattttataatgCTGCAAAAATAACATGAATAAAGAGATAATAGTATAATAAATACCATGTAGTGATTCCTTAAGCGAAGTTATGCAAACAGCATGTTTTTTGTAAAAGcaacaaatgtacaaaaagtATTATTTAGAAATTTTAAAGTTGCAactaaaatgcaaaatgaataaaacaacatatttatgttttgtattttatcctgaatacatatgtacagtaaaaaaaaaataataataagtatagctaaataacatataataatttcatattttaatgttctatgtaattgttttcaaaacaattaGTTTGGATATTgcatacagaaaatgtattatattacCCTCTAGTATCTGACAACCAACATGATGAAACTAGGACTTGAATTAaatcacacacatacaggttGAACGTTGTGAGGTCTTCATGCCAATCAGGCATAACATTATGACATCCAcccacacacttacacacatgcactcacacactcatgtacgtacacacacacacacacacacacactggctcccagtcaggtTGTAAAAGAAGGAAGACTCCTCCTTATCCTTGCTAGGCACACCTTCATTCCTTCATGCTACTGTGTCTTTCTAATATTCATATCATTGAAAGCAGTTGATTAACTTCATCAAAACTCTGATGCAGAAACAATGCATTTCATAATTTACACACCGGCCAAGTACGAGAGGCGACGGGTTTGTCTTTGCTCAGCTCATTGACGGCACCAACGACTTTCCCCTCACTGGGTTTTCTTCCACTCTGCCCCCCGATTACCCTCATTTCATGTGCCCCATGGCTTTCTCTACTGTTGTGTAGTGTTGTATATCATTATGTGACTGCGGTGAATTTATATTGTAAAACATGTTCATCTTAAACTGACACTTTGTTGGTTAAACGCACACATATTAGGTTAATGTTAGCTTGACTTCATAGTTGTGTGAGTGAACTCCCCGGTATTTGCATTTTGGCATTGGCGAATTTGCAATTTCAACTCACctattgtctgtttttgtgctcagaccaAAGCCACGTctaatataatatttaaaaaaatgctttggcACCTTCTGGTGGCATCTTAGTGCAGAGCTACTATGTTGAACTGAggagaggagcttcatttagtcaggccatagccttgtctaatagaagaagaaaaaagtcatcttgtggcatgtgTAGGCAATTACCAAACCTTTCTACGAGAGTCAGTCACATGACTCAGTAGACTAATCATTCCTTCCTACAACATAATTGCGCGGGcatttcatttcctaaaaaacaCGACCTCAGATAAACTAGCCTACTTGAACAAAAGCCATTTTAACTAGGTGGCATAGAAAATTTGTTCCGTCTTAAATCACGGTGAAGAAATATTCtgtgtattatattatattctgTGGCATATTAGAAGCGTGCTTCAACCATTTATCACTTCGCAATACAAATCATTGGGGAAAATGCTTTGATGAGGTGGCATATAAAGTTTTTTCCAGCGTAAATCGTGGTGAAGCATTGCAGTCACGGCTTGTGTAAAACCAATGACCGATATCCTGAGCGACTCGAAGGGATGTGTGAAGTTAATATGCTTTTCCACACCGAAAAGTATTCTTTGGGAAATGCTGATTCCATCAAGAATTAATGGCAACAGATATGACAGTACTGAGGTCATTAATAATTTGCATTACACTAGCGCTTTCTAAAATCCACGGTAATACATTTTGGACGTAAAGTTAGCTGTCATTTTGGACAATGTTCATCTAAAGCACGGGTGTCCAAAGTGCCTGTACAGTAAATCAAGGTTTTATTACGGTGACAGTTGGAAGCCGAAACCcattatttgcattgtttcctatgggaaatCGTACGGATTTCGTAGTTTAAGGCATAACTCCGACATATTGTTTCTGTAAGCGTCTGTTTCACTTTCATTTGCGATTGAGTGTGTGACGGTTGTGAAAGATGGACGCATAGATctactgcgtgtgtgtgcctaTGTTTGAAAGTCTCATCTGCAGTGAGAAACTCACGGCCATGCATCTCTGACGCATAGGTTCATTataaatactgtgtgtgtgtgtgtgtgtgtgtgtgtgtgtgcattcagCCAAGCTTGgcggcacacaaacaaacagtcgTCACGATGGCCCTCATGCGCCACCGCCACTGAGAAGGGCTTCTCTCAACACCTCTCTCCTCTCTGCCGCCTCTATCTCTTTCTCCCCCGTTGCTTTCCCTCCCCTTCCTACTCTTCCTTTCGCTTTTTCAAAGAGTCACGTTGCACAATAGCGCACCACGTGGGAGGAAAGTCAAACCTTCGCTTCCATCTCATCAGCGCTTACAAAGTAAAATCTATTATATTCATAGAATAATGTATGCATGGAATATGTCAGTGGTGTGTAAAGTAAGGCACATACGGTCTGTTCTTTCGTCGTGCCCACCGAGGGTTTACATGATCAAGAGCCCTGTAATAGTTGCAGCAGTAATTTGTTTTACCCCCTAAAATTGgtgaatttaaatgtaattatttatttttcaattattttgcgttcatttatctcattaaaatatttggtaattatttattttaaagaataaaataaaagatatttataaaatataatacatttcaaaaacattgaaTTAAAGTATttcttaattaatttaattataaatgtaattttaaaaaaaatgttttttttgtacatacagtatttacaaacttttttttactgtacctCCTTTATTCATTACCTTGCCaattttaaagattaaatgtggcccttgcaaattcacctatttggtGATTTGGGGCTATGCcccattattttcatttctggGACACGATCCCCCGCGTTTtagcagattttcttttttcatggcaattataagGAGCGTCAAATATTCGTTTAGCTGCAGCTCTTGTGAAAGCGCTATATGAATAAAGCTGAGTTGAGCTGAATTGAGTTAATCCAGCAGTATGTAGAAGCTCTTTAACACAAATGATATTTTCAATGCTAACACACAGTATTGATATTACTGtattgttatccatcaatttccaAATTGACTATTTAACAAAAAGGGACCACGGCGGTTCgcctgtctgcctcacagttctgaggttgtcaGTTCAAATTTCAACTCAGGCCTTCCTTTGGGGAATTTTCctgtgcttttgtgtttttgttccccCAGGAACTGCAGCTTCGCTCACATTCGAAC of the Phycodurus eques isolate BA_2022a chromosome 14, UOR_Pequ_1.1, whole genome shotgun sequence genome contains:
- the grhl3 gene encoding grainyhead-like protein 3 homolog isoform X1, producing the protein MTKETETLGVVFQSENFNYNRYNTNYTMDPWSYLDSPMPEENLAKPRLHPGDDLAAITMLYEQCKSQKEQKVATCGRNSSFCKPTERTPSNDLISLETSANVIKILSESVPTSYSLEVLGSKQNPSLPVSLPPNADTYATLTSVAADSDKQELNIIFDSLLQKWPESSAFPDPSAETLTYNNPFPGDHSSPVYSDSYTGSPPETYRNEFQFSLGAPSASPYKSSELPMVYLNKGQFYPITLQGVDSSACMTATKVKTVVMAVFENDKTPEMQLRFWNHWHGRQPTVKQRVIDIADYKEVFTGISNIEEVAFNALSFIWNPNEEAKVFVGINSLSTDFSSQKGVKGLPLNLQIDTYDFSSGNNQLIHRAACQVKIFCDKGAERKMRDEDRKRTKRRGKTANDANAKSLVSSSMGSDCTFFQMVDDHITQPVLFIPEAHLSSLQRMATPIIDENERTLKRLYSDREQNSSPPSKQVRRDDSQRGKTTNFVVWVLIKPSENLNAYSFYLFFLPKVLLYVRRAAEEVFDALMLNTPTVSGLREAISDKYGMQEDTIGKIYKKCKRGIYVNMDDIIIEHYTNQSAFLIEMSEAVSGQFQVTLIEV
- the grhl3 gene encoding grainyhead-like protein 3 homolog isoform X2; translated protein: MTKETETLGVVFQSENFNYNRYNTNYTMDPWSYLDSPMPEENLAKPRLHPGDDLAAITMLYEQCKSQKEQKVATCGRNSSFCKPTERTPSNDLISLETSANVIKILSESVPTSYSLEVLGSKQNPSLPVSLPPNADTYATLTSVAADSDKQELNIIFDSLLQKWPESSAFPDPSAETLTYNNPFPGDHSSPVYSDSYTGSPPETYRNEFQFSLGAPSASPYKSSELPMVYLNKGQFYPITLQGVDSSACMTATKVKTVVMAVFENDKTPEMQLRFWNHWHGRQPTVKQRVIDIADYKEVFTGISNIEEVAFNALSFIWNPNEEAKVFVGINSLSTDFSSQKGVKGLPLNLQIDTYDFSSGNNQLIHRAACQVKIFCDKGAERKMRDEDRKRTKRRGKTANDANAKSLVSSSMGSDCTFFQMVDDHITQPVLFIPEAHLSSLQRMATPIIDENERTLKRLYSDREQNSSPPSKQVRRDDSQRVLLYVRRAAEEVFDALMLNTPTVSGLREAISDKYGMQEDTIGKIYKKCKRGRIYVNMDDIIIEHYTNQSAFLIEMSEAVSGQFQVTLIEV
- the grhl3 gene encoding grainyhead-like protein 3 homolog isoform X3 — translated: MTKETETLGVVFQSENFNYNRYNTNYTMDPWSYLDSPMPEENLAKPRLHPGDDLAAITMLYEQCKSQKEQKVATCGRNSSFCKPTERTPSNDLISLETSANVIKILSESVPTSYSLEVLGSKQNPSLPVSLPPNADTYATLTSVAADSDKQELNIIFDSLLQKWPESSAFPDPSAETLTYNNPFPGDHSSPVYSDSYTGSPPETYRNEFQFSLGAPSASPYKSSELPMVYLNKGQFYPITLQGVDSSACMTATKVKTVVMAVFENDKTPEMQLRFWNHWHGRQPTVKQRVIDIADYKEVFTGISNIEEVAFNALSFIWNPNEEAKVFVGINSLSTDFSSQKGVKGLPLNLQIDTYDFSSGNNQLIHRAACQVKIFCDKGAERKMRDEDRKRTKRRGKTANDANAKSLVSSSMGSDCTFFQMVDDHITQPVLFIPEAHLSSLQRMATPIIDENERTLKRLYSDREQNSSPPSKQVRRDDSQRVLLYVRRAAEEVFDALMLNTPTVSGLREAISDKYGMQEDTIGKIYKKCKRGIYVNMDDIIIEHYTNQSAFLIEMSEAVSGQFQVTLIEV